The Solibacillus sp. FSL W7-1464 genome contains a region encoding:
- a CDS encoding DedA family protein, translated as MLLDIIQFLREIDQVIFYYIKELGLYIYILLFAVVFTKTAFVILTFLPGDSTVFTSGTLAAIDKLDFLTLLIIFIVATTLADSSNYLIGKSIRKIPPKRNLFMRFLSEETTEKALKFLEDYDRIAITFSRFVPLMRTMTPFICGYSGFSYGTFLRYNFMGAVLWTVVWLGGGFLLGNIPWVEENLVLTLTIISIFVFSFTGYAYVKQFKKKKAVTAD; from the coding sequence ATGCTACTTGACATCATTCAATTTTTACGGGAAATCGACCAGGTCATATTTTATTACATAAAAGAGCTCGGACTGTATATTTATATTTTGCTGTTTGCGGTTGTTTTCACGAAAACGGCCTTTGTAATTTTAACATTTTTACCCGGGGATAGTACGGTGTTCACAAGCGGGACATTGGCAGCGATCGATAAGCTTGATTTTCTGACATTGCTGATCATCTTCATCGTTGCGACAACGCTTGCCGACAGCAGCAACTACCTTATCGGAAAATCGATACGGAAAATTCCGCCGAAGCGCAATCTGTTCATGCGTTTTTTATCAGAGGAAACTACTGAAAAAGCACTGAAATTCCTGGAAGACTACGACCGGATTGCCATTACGTTTTCAAGGTTTGTGCCGTTGATGCGGACAATGACACCGTTTATATGCGGATATTCGGGCTTTTCGTATGGGACATTTTTACGCTATAACTTCATGGGGGCCGTACTTTGGACCGTTGTATGGCTTGGCGGCGGCTTTTTACTCGGAAATATACCATGGGTTGAAGAAAATCTCGTCCTGACACTCACGATTATTTCCATCTTCGTATTTAGCTTCACAGGTTATGCGTACGTTAAACAATTCAAAAAAAAGAAAGCGGTTACTGCCGATTGA
- a CDS encoding dehydrogenase: MKLDDRLKQLNEFPENEALKKSIYYNIHKKPVKRRNPLKTFRELGVMAAICFIGLFLLFTSNNLNNQAASGEIVKITSYENNGEKGFRGRASTFFIGVENVTTDEMVTLFENISALPAVMAPPNSDEHYDIVVLYRNGEQRKFELAWNYLYDVTNDAYYPGHEQYPSAVLSDLENAHDRLQFPSIFIGLGILVMILVASSYYSRRQIELPKKIRGMGIAMTIYLIVVAIMGYYYFIIGPFYKPLVLLLLFVYGFSMWWLIKREVTNLNILKVEKYKILFIVLWFLIWIGMA; this comes from the coding sequence ATGAAGCTTGACGATCGCTTAAAACAGTTAAATGAATTCCCTGAAAATGAGGCATTAAAAAAATCCATCTATTACAACATCCATAAAAAGCCTGTCAAAAGACGCAATCCTTTGAAAACATTCCGTGAACTAGGTGTGATGGCGGCGATTTGTTTCATTGGTCTGTTTTTACTGTTCACCTCGAACAATCTTAATAATCAGGCAGCATCCGGTGAGATCGTGAAAATTACTTCCTATGAAAATAACGGAGAAAAGGGGTTTCGGGGCAGAGCATCGACATTTTTCATTGGGGTTGAAAATGTGACGACAGATGAAATGGTTACTTTATTCGAAAACATTTCAGCGCTTCCAGCTGTCATGGCTCCTCCGAATAGCGATGAGCATTATGACATTGTTGTGTTGTATAGAAACGGTGAACAGAGAAAATTTGAATTGGCATGGAACTATTTGTATGACGTGACGAATGATGCGTACTATCCCGGGCATGAACAATATCCGTCCGCTGTTTTATCTGACCTGGAAAATGCACATGACCGACTACAATTTCCTTCTATATTTATTGGTCTAGGCATTTTAGTGATGATTCTGGTGGCCTCCAGCTACTATAGCCGCCGACAAATTGAACTGCCGAAAAAAATACGCGGAATGGGTATTGCTATGACTATTTACTTGATCGTTGTGGCGATTATGGGATATTACTATTTTATAATCGGACCGTTTTACAAGCCCTTGGTTCTCCTTTTATTGTTTGTATATGGATTCAGCATGTGGTGGCTCATAAAAAGAGAAGTGACAAACTTGAACATATTGAAAGTGGAAAAGTACAAAATCCTATTTATTGTGCTATGGTTCCTTATTTGGATAGGCATGGCATAA
- a CDS encoding AIM24 family protein: MGNYSIRDFVNKTQQDQNENDYFELETDRVLEVNLNGEVWSKMGAMIAYVGSIKFERERMLEHGVSKMFKKALTGEGTQLMKAKGKGRLYLADQGKKITIFDLQNESLCVNGNDLLAFEPSINWDIRLMRKMAGMMAGGLFNVMLDGKGKVAITTHFEPLTLIVKPGETVYTDPNATVAWSGNLKPEFVTDITFRTLIGRGSNESIQMAFSGEGFVIIQPFEEVYLSSE, translated from the coding sequence ATGGGGAACTATTCCATTCGTGATTTTGTCAACAAGACGCAGCAAGACCAGAATGAAAATGATTATTTTGAATTGGAAACCGATCGTGTACTTGAAGTAAATCTGAACGGGGAAGTATGGTCGAAAATGGGCGCAATGATTGCCTACGTCGGTTCGATCAAGTTTGAGCGTGAGCGCATGCTGGAGCACGGCGTGTCGAAAATGTTCAAGAAAGCATTGACCGGTGAAGGTACGCAATTGATGAAGGCTAAAGGGAAAGGCCGGTTATATTTAGCTGACCAAGGAAAAAAGATTACCATTTTTGATTTGCAGAACGAAAGTCTGTGTGTGAACGGCAATGACCTGCTTGCATTTGAACCGTCAATCAATTGGGATATACGACTTATGCGCAAAATGGCCGGTATGATGGCAGGCGGCTTATTCAACGTCATGCTGGACGGCAAAGGAAAAGTGGCGATTACAACCCATTTTGAACCGCTGACACTGATCGTTAAGCCGGGTGAAACAGTGTATACCGACCCGAATGCGACAGTCGCATGGTCCGGGAATTTGAAGCCGGAATTTGTAACGGATATTACGTTCCGCACACTCATTGGACGCGGCAGCAATGAATCGATCCAAATGGCCTTTTCCGGTGAAGGATTCGTCATCATTCAGCCATTTGAAGAAGTGTATTTATCGTCGGAATAG
- a CDS encoding chemotaxis protein CheW yields MSIEKAVVFLCGTEEYAVPVGQVVSIEKLERVTPIPHLPNYLLGFARIRGELTPIIDFQTILYNRPTNTQTAKIIVLKTELINYGLVVADAKEIIDFEEGVLKQMGLVNYEKTKYFTAVANLEDRMISCIDPNILVHSLDGIREIIEYMHEMNQQENQTN; encoded by the coding sequence ATGAGCATTGAAAAAGCAGTCGTATTTTTATGCGGCACAGAAGAATATGCCGTTCCGGTTGGGCAGGTTGTTTCGATTGAAAAGCTGGAGCGCGTAACTCCGATTCCTCATTTGCCGAACTACTTGCTCGGCTTTGCGCGAATTCGCGGGGAACTTACACCGATCATCGATTTTCAGACCATTTTATACAATCGCCCGACAAATACACAAACGGCTAAAATCATTGTGTTGAAGACAGAGTTGATTAATTACGGATTGGTCGTTGCCGATGCGAAAGAAATTATCGACTTTGAAGAAGGCGTATTAAAACAGATGGGGCTTGTCAATTACGAAAAGACGAAATATTTTACTGCGGTTGCCAATTTGGAAGACCGCATGATTTCTTGTATCGACCCGAATATTCTCGTTCACTCATTGGACGGCATCCGTGAAATTATCGAATATATGCATGAAATGAACCAGCAGGAAAATCAGACAAACTAA
- a CDS encoding amino acid permease, which yields MGTLQKSLKTRHITMISIGGVIGTGLFVGTGKNILSTGPAAVVSYAIACMLIVLIMQMVGEMATGELALGKSRGSSAELGSFASYAGRYIGPWAGFTVGWLYWASWVFIVGLEAALIGGILHNWFPVIPVWVGGVGITLLMTVVNIYSVKSFGEFEYWLSFIKVTAIIVFLLVGLLMIVGLWPNYESRSLELLTSYGGFAPNGIVPVATAIVFVIFSICGAEVAAIAAAESENPAKNIVRAIRNVVFRLGLFFVGSVAIMILIVPWNDTAMLAAPYANILTLAGLPVAAQIIQIVIFISLISVLNSALYTSSRMLLEMSRQGDAPKMFSQIKNKRGAPVHAIIGSTVVAYICALMYFVSPEVIFYFLGNSVGGLMIVVYIFIAISQIRFRRHYEKVSNEPLAIKMWLFPYLSYITIGILAVVYLCQMLIESLRSQFYLSTLVLIGSVCLFFVMRKFSVKSAVQKEKAEEIEENLLSE from the coding sequence ATGGGCACTTTACAAAAATCATTAAAAACGCGTCATATTACGATGATCTCAATCGGAGGAGTCATAGGGACAGGGCTATTTGTAGGAACCGGTAAAAATATTTTAAGTACGGGTCCTGCAGCTGTTGTATCATATGCAATTGCATGTATGCTGATTGTCCTGATTATGCAAATGGTTGGGGAAATGGCGACAGGTGAACTTGCATTAGGGAAAAGTAGAGGCAGTTCTGCAGAGCTCGGTTCATTTGCTTCCTATGCGGGAAGGTATATTGGTCCATGGGCAGGATTTACAGTAGGCTGGCTATACTGGGCAAGCTGGGTGTTTATTGTTGGGCTGGAAGCGGCGCTAATTGGAGGTATATTGCATAACTGGTTCCCGGTTATTCCGGTCTGGGTTGGCGGTGTAGGGATTACCTTACTAATGACAGTCGTTAATATTTATTCTGTCAAGTCATTCGGTGAATTTGAATATTGGCTGTCGTTCATTAAAGTCACGGCTATTATTGTATTTTTACTTGTTGGTCTTTTAATGATTGTTGGTTTATGGCCAAATTATGAGTCGAGAAGTTTAGAACTATTAACATCGTACGGCGGATTTGCTCCAAATGGAATTGTCCCTGTTGCGACAGCGATTGTATTCGTAATCTTCTCTATTTGTGGTGCTGAGGTTGCAGCGATAGCAGCGGCAGAATCTGAAAATCCGGCGAAAAATATTGTACGTGCCATCCGGAACGTTGTATTCCGTCTAGGATTATTCTTTGTCGGATCTGTAGCTATTATGATTCTGATTGTTCCGTGGAACGACACGGCTATGCTAGCAGCACCTTATGCAAATATTTTAACGTTGGCCGGATTACCGGTTGCAGCACAAATCATTCAGATTGTTATTTTTATTTCTCTAATTTCTGTATTGAATTCGGCTTTATATACGAGTTCGCGTATGTTGCTTGAAATGTCGCGTCAAGGTGATGCACCGAAAATGTTCTCACAAATTAAAAATAAGCGTGGTGCACCGGTACATGCCATTATTGGCAGTACAGTTGTCGCCTATATTTGTGCACTAATGTATTTCGTTTCACCGGAAGTGATCTTTTACTTTTTAGGAAACAGTGTCGGGGGGTTAATGATTGTTGTTTATATTTTCATTGCCATTTCGCAAATCCGTTTCCGCCGCCACTATGAAAAAGTCTCGAATGAGCCGCTTGCGATAAAAATGTGGCTGTTTCCGTATTTATCTTATATTACAATCGGTATTTTGGCAGTCGTTTATTTATGCCAGATGTTAATTGAATCTTTACGCTCCCAATTTTACTTGAGCACATTAGTATTGATAGGTTCGGTTTGTTTATTTTTTGTCATGCGAAAGTTCTCTGTCAAATCGGCTGTACAGAAAGAAAAAGCAGAGGAAATAGAGGAGAACTTACTATCCGAATAG
- a CDS encoding RNA polymerase sigma factor, whose amino-acid sequence MDFDELYEQEFRKTYQYIRYMVSNAQVAEDLTQDTFVRIYKTDLTKVTNFQTYTRQVARNLVYDYYRKRALIKWLPFTIAPEQQDFHYVPHDWLIQEEDRKRLYEALQKLKPVQREVIIYRKIEELSIQETCDIMGLTSMKVANTQRSAMLALQKILGGEIDEA is encoded by the coding sequence ATGGATTTCGACGAGCTTTATGAGCAGGAGTTCCGCAAGACGTATCAATACATACGCTACATGGTATCGAATGCACAAGTAGCCGAAGATTTAACGCAGGATACGTTTGTGCGGATTTATAAAACGGATTTGACCAAAGTGACCAATTTCCAGACTTATACGAGGCAAGTCGCCCGGAATCTTGTTTATGACTATTACCGGAAGAGAGCATTAATTAAGTGGCTTCCATTTACAATTGCCCCGGAGCAGCAGGATTTTCACTACGTTCCGCATGATTGGCTCATTCAGGAAGAAGACCGGAAACGATTGTACGAGGCACTGCAAAAGTTAAAGCCGGTCCAACGCGAAGTTATTATTTACCGGAAAATCGAGGAGCTTTCGATTCAGGAAACGTGCGACATTATGGGGTTAACTTCGATGAAAGTCGCAAATACACAGCGAAGTGCGATGCTGGCATTGCAGAAAATTTTAGGAGGTGAAATCGATGAAGCTTGA
- a CDS encoding M20/M25/M40 family metallo-hydrolase: MNRVVEEFLELVQIDSETKHEEVIAPILVKKLEEMGFDVFQDDAHTRNGHGAGNIIATLKGDESIEPIYFTVHMDTVVPGKGIKPEIREDGYIYSDGTTILGADDKAGIAALFEMARRLKEKDSAHGTIQFIITAGEESGLVGAKELDPSKIIAKYGFAVDSDGKVGGIVVAAPFQAKVFAKIIGKTAHAGVAPEKGISAITVAAKAVAQMKLGRLDEETTANIGRFEGGKATNIVCDEVSILAEARSIDETKLNAQTDHMKETFERVAQEMGARAEVEVKLMYPGFRATEEDQVVKVAKAAVEAIGRTPQLGISGGGSDANVIAGFGIPTVNLSVGYEEIHTTNERMPVEELEKLADLLEEIVVQTMK, from the coding sequence ATGAACCGAGTAGTAGAAGAGTTTCTGGAATTAGTGCAAATTGATTCTGAAACGAAACACGAAGAAGTAATTGCACCAATCTTAGTAAAAAAATTAGAAGAAATGGGCTTTGATGTTTTTCAGGATGATGCACATACACGAAATGGTCACGGTGCAGGCAATATTATCGCAACATTAAAAGGTGATGAGTCTATCGAGCCAATCTACTTTACAGTACATATGGATACAGTCGTACCGGGCAAAGGCATTAAACCGGAAATTCGTGAAGACGGCTATATTTATTCTGACGGCACAACGATTCTAGGTGCGGATGATAAAGCAGGTATCGCAGCATTATTCGAAATGGCGCGTCGTTTAAAAGAAAAAGACAGCGCACACGGCACAATCCAGTTCATCATTACAGCGGGTGAAGAAAGCGGATTAGTCGGAGCCAAAGAACTGGATCCTTCAAAAATCATCGCCAAATACGGTTTTGCGGTTGATAGTGACGGCAAAGTAGGCGGCATTGTAGTAGCAGCACCGTTCCAGGCAAAAGTATTTGCGAAAATCATCGGTAAAACAGCACATGCAGGCGTTGCACCTGAAAAGGGGATTTCCGCAATTACGGTTGCAGCAAAAGCGGTTGCCCAAATGAAATTAGGCCGTCTTGATGAAGAAACAACAGCGAATATCGGACGTTTCGAAGGCGGGAAAGCAACGAATATCGTATGTGATGAAGTATCGATTCTTGCGGAAGCCCGTTCGATCGATGAAACAAAACTGAATGCCCAAACGGACCATATGAAAGAAACATTTGAACGTGTCGCACAAGAAATGGGTGCGCGCGCTGAAGTGGAAGTAAAGTTAATGTACCCAGGTTTCCGTGCGACAGAAGAAGATCAGGTTGTGAAAGTTGCGAAAGCGGCGGTAGAAGCGATCGGTCGCACACCGCAGCTTGGTATTTCAGGCGGCGGCAGCGATGCAAACGTTATCGCCGGGTTCGGAATCCCTACTGTAAACTTATCGGTCGGCTATGAGGAAATTCATACGACAAACGAAAGAATGCCGGTGGAAGAACTGGAAAAACTGGCTGATTTATTGGAAGAAATCGTTGTTCAAACAATGAAATAA
- a CDS encoding general stress protein: MEYRREIALVYSVEEAMTKLNMIRGHGFSEHEIHVFSKDLHPLQSLKMYTDIQVHLAGNWLDQLISFVTRQNVYEVSLRILHLTPEETAHYGHGIELGAIFLFAEHEHPYEKEPNKQHAAFNLNAVE, from the coding sequence ATGGAGTACCGACGTGAAATCGCTTTAGTGTACAGTGTTGAGGAAGCTATGACAAAGCTGAACATGATTAGAGGGCACGGTTTTTCCGAGCATGAAATCCATGTGTTTTCAAAAGATCTTCACCCGTTACAATCTCTGAAAATGTATACCGACATTCAAGTCCACCTTGCCGGCAACTGGCTCGACCAGCTCATCAGCTTTGTGACGCGTCAAAATGTTTATGAAGTGAGCTTGCGTATTTTGCATCTCACTCCGGAAGAAACCGCCCATTACGGGCATGGCATTGAACTTGGGGCAATCTTTCTGTTTGCCGAGCACGAGCACCCGTATGAAAAGGAACCGAATAAACAGCATGCAGCATTCAATCTTAATGCGGTGGAATAA
- a CDS encoding AAA family ATPase has protein sequence MFLKSVKLKKEEITDYSEYPFSIPFIRHMDELDVDARVTFFVGENGAGKSTLLEAIADQIGFNPAGGSTQNYKAYEVDQSESALGDYVKLSWWPKVTNGFFLRAETFYQFASHLDETDENGYKAYGGKSLHHQSHGESFFSLFQHRFTGQAIYLLDEPEAALSPTRQLAFLTLMNDLVKQGNVQFIIATHSPILLGFPEAVIYQFDEHGIEQVKYEETEHYQVTSYFLQHRDKMLQNLFEDNEDELD, from the coding sequence ATGTTTTTAAAATCAGTCAAACTTAAAAAAGAAGAAATAACGGACTATAGCGAATACCCGTTTTCGATTCCGTTTATTCGCCATATGGATGAATTGGATGTGGACGCAAGGGTCACGTTTTTCGTCGGAGAAAACGGGGCGGGTAAATCGACATTGCTCGAAGCCATTGCAGATCAGATCGGCTTCAATCCGGCAGGGGGCAGCACACAAAACTATAAGGCATATGAAGTGGATCAATCCGAATCCGCGCTTGGCGATTATGTGAAGCTCTCGTGGTGGCCAAAAGTAACGAACGGCTTTTTTCTGCGTGCCGAGACATTTTATCAGTTTGCGTCGCATTTGGATGAAACCGATGAGAACGGCTACAAAGCATACGGGGGAAAATCGCTTCATCATCAGTCACACGGGGAATCTTTTTTCTCGCTGTTCCAGCACCGGTTTACAGGGCAGGCCATCTATTTGCTGGATGAGCCGGAAGCCGCATTATCCCCGACAAGACAGCTGGCGTTTTTAACATTGATGAATGATTTGGTAAAGCAGGGAAATGTGCAATTCATCATCGCAACACATTCGCCGATTTTACTCGGATTCCCGGAGGCGGTCATCTATCAATTTGATGAGCATGGCATCGAGCAGGTAAAGTATGAAGAAACCGAACATTATCAGGTAACCTCGTATTTTTTGCAGCACCGTGATAAAATGCTGCAAAATTTGTTTGAAGACAATGAGGATGAACTGGATTAG
- the rpoN gene encoding RNA polymerase factor sigma-54, translating into MQMILNNSQKLTQVLSAKLLQHLEILQFSTNELEQYIYEKANENPLLSVIDAKVKGNYEEIMKLARSSISTQFSPLHGSGKEQFNIIEKTLAEKVSYELFLMEQVPVHSNLSETDLKILTFLIRSLDDRLFLETDLEFVSEKFNTSMVHVEAILNLLQTFEPVGVGARNYTEYLLIQINRDPSAPEMAVKFINDDLKLVAAQAFKRLSKKYKMPLQEVQQTVTYIKNLNPMIAGDKVEAIPYIIPDLTVKNIEGEWIIKLNRHYLPSVTIDESYVKLLKNDANNQTYYRDSIKDALALMEGIEQRDKTLYDLARLLVQIQEDFFAKGMDSIKPMRLKDVSEVLGVHESTVSRAIRGKYIQTPHGIYALQSLFTKGLTNASGKMDSVTYIKKRIKELVEEEDKNKPLSDQQMTNILRKEGIQISRRTVAKYREELRIVNSANRTCG; encoded by the coding sequence ATGCAAATGATTTTAAACAATTCACAGAAGCTTACACAGGTTTTGTCAGCGAAATTGTTGCAGCATTTAGAAATACTTCAATTTTCTACTAACGAATTAGAGCAATACATTTATGAAAAGGCAAATGAGAACCCGCTGCTTTCTGTTATCGACGCAAAGGTAAAAGGAAATTATGAGGAAATAATGAAACTGGCAAGGAGTTCAATCAGCACGCAGTTTTCACCCTTGCATGGATCGGGAAAAGAGCAATTTAATATTATTGAAAAAACACTCGCGGAAAAAGTAAGCTATGAACTTTTTCTTATGGAACAGGTTCCGGTGCATAGTAATTTATCCGAAACGGATTTGAAAATTTTAACTTTTTTGATCCGGTCTTTAGATGATCGGTTATTTTTAGAAACGGATCTAGAATTTGTATCCGAAAAATTTAATACGAGTATGGTTCATGTCGAGGCGATATTAAATTTGCTCCAAACTTTTGAGCCAGTCGGAGTTGGCGCCCGCAACTATACAGAGTATTTGTTGATTCAGATTAATCGTGACCCGTCTGCTCCGGAAATGGCAGTCAAATTTATCAATGATGATTTAAAATTGGTCGCAGCACAGGCATTCAAAAGGTTAAGTAAAAAATATAAAATGCCACTTCAAGAGGTACAACAGACTGTTACTTACATTAAAAATTTGAACCCGATGATTGCAGGAGATAAAGTGGAAGCCATTCCGTATATCATACCGGATTTAACGGTCAAAAATATTGAAGGTGAATGGATCATCAAATTAAACCGTCACTATTTGCCATCCGTTACAATTGATGAATCCTATGTGAAACTGCTTAAAAACGATGCGAACAATCAAACGTATTACCGAGATTCAATAAAAGATGCGCTTGCATTAATGGAGGGCATTGAACAGCGGGATAAGACCCTGTACGATTTGGCTCGATTGCTCGTACAAATTCAGGAAGATTTTTTTGCAAAAGGAATGGATTCAATCAAACCGATGCGTTTAAAGGATGTATCTGAAGTACTTGGTGTGCACGAATCAACAGTCAGCAGGGCTATCCGGGGAAAATATATTCAAACACCGCATGGAATTTATGCTTTGCAGTCCTTGTTTACAAAAGGGTTAACGAATGCTTCAGGCAAAATGGATTCCGTAACGTATATTAAGAAACGGATAAAAGAACTGGTTGAAGAAGAAGACAAAAATAAACCATTATCGGATCAGCAAATGACTAATATTCTTCGTAAGGAAGGAATACAAATCTCCAGACGAACCGTCGCAAAATACCGGGAAGAATTGAGAATTGTCAATTCAGCTAATCGTACTTGCGGATAG
- a CDS encoding DUF1648 domain-containing protein — protein MSLTKRPKIKIPKTKSEWLMDLIGYIALAIMFAVLFVNWSELPKEIPAHFDGSGNVDRWGSKWELLILPGIGIAMHFFLMILEKFPETHNYPERFNESNAEVFYRNSRQTLNYMRNIINILFAYIVYRIMMIALEEATTIGWPFFVILAALFIVLIWKMVKIFKIR, from the coding sequence ATGAGTTTGACGAAACGCCCTAAGATCAAGATTCCGAAAACGAAATCCGAATGGCTGATGGATCTTATCGGGTATATCGCATTGGCAATCATGTTCGCTGTACTATTCGTGAACTGGAGCGAACTGCCTAAAGAAATACCTGCCCACTTTGACGGCAGCGGCAATGTCGACCGGTGGGGCTCTAAATGGGAGCTGTTAATATTACCGGGCATCGGGATTGCCATGCATTTCTTTTTAATGATTTTGGAAAAATTCCCTGAAACGCACAACTATCCGGAACGCTTCAATGAATCCAATGCCGAGGTCTTTTACAGAAATAGTCGCCAAACATTAAATTATATGCGTAACATCATCAATATATTATTCGCCTACATCGTATACCGCATCATGATGATTGCTTTAGAAGAAGCAACAACGATCGGCTGGCCGTTTTTCGTCATTTTGGCAGCGCTGTTTATTGTACTCATTTGGAAGATGGTTAAGATATTTAAGATCAGGTAA
- a CDS encoding sigma-54 interaction domain-containing protein has product MPIVGFHKGEHFFVVKNGEIIAKSEIQPDLIENIINEYKNEKELFEVDGYFVQVLESVQGDLFNVRSLKQFSDSDFMNPLSTKVLNSISDGITICDRQGKILFQNKSDIEIVGIDLMGRYAKDAMAEGLMSDSISMKVIESKEKVTILQTFINGKCFLVTGKPIFDEAGELQYVVAITRDMTELKILEQEVQKLEIQNENFKNKLQAIHTKETNIISMSCAMEQVVDRAMRVAEVDSTVLISGESGVGKEEITKLIHTSSRRSEKQLLTINCSAIPDTLLESELFGYEAGAFTGAIKGGKAGLFEIASGGTVFLDEIGEMPLLLQVKLLRVLQECEVQRIGSGKPIPIDVRIIAATNRNLAEMVKQGSFREDLYYRLNIIPIEVPPLRQRREDIIPLVNHFLALINKKYGIHRTIKKDALKIFKAYDWPGNVRQLKNIVERICLLAVQPEITVNMVKQELDSNPDIVHILKNQHDENFETKQTVHPKFAGTLKEQVALFEKQLIKQALSEHPSIRETAKSLGCDQSTLVRKIQKYQLTRNISYEDR; this is encoded by the coding sequence ATGCCAATAGTAGGGTTCCATAAAGGAGAGCATTTTTTTGTAGTTAAAAACGGTGAAATTATAGCAAAAAGCGAAATACAGCCGGACTTAATCGAAAATATTATCAACGAATATAAAAATGAAAAAGAATTATTTGAGGTAGATGGCTATTTTGTACAAGTACTGGAGTCGGTACAGGGGGATTTATTTAATGTGCGGTCATTAAAACAGTTCAGCGACAGCGATTTTATGAATCCGCTTTCGACTAAAGTGTTAAACTCCATCTCTGACGGCATTACAATTTGTGATCGCCAAGGCAAAATTTTGTTTCAAAATAAAAGCGATATTGAAATTGTCGGCATTGATCTAATGGGAAGATATGCGAAAGATGCAATGGCAGAGGGATTGATGAGTGATTCCATTTCGATGAAAGTGATTGAATCCAAAGAAAAAGTAACGATTTTGCAGACGTTTATTAATGGCAAGTGCTTTTTAGTAACGGGAAAGCCGATATTCGATGAGGCAGGGGAACTGCAATATGTAGTTGCCATTACCCGTGATATGACCGAACTGAAAATATTGGAACAAGAAGTGCAGAAGCTGGAAATACAAAATGAAAATTTTAAAAACAAATTGCAGGCGATACATACAAAAGAAACGAATATTATTTCGATGTCCTGTGCCATGGAACAAGTAGTAGATCGCGCGATGAGAGTAGCAGAAGTGGATTCTACTGTATTAATCAGTGGTGAGTCGGGAGTAGGGAAAGAAGAAATTACAAAGCTCATCCATACATCCAGCAGGCGCAGTGAAAAGCAATTATTAACGATTAACTGCAGTGCGATACCGGATACATTATTGGAATCGGAACTTTTTGGTTACGAAGCAGGTGCCTTTACTGGTGCCATTAAAGGTGGAAAAGCAGGGCTGTTTGAAATTGCTTCAGGCGGTACAGTGTTTTTAGATGAAATTGGCGAAATGCCCTTGCTGTTACAGGTGAAATTATTGCGCGTGTTGCAGGAATGCGAGGTTCAGCGCATCGGCAGCGGAAAGCCGATTCCGATAGATGTACGGATTATAGCCGCAACAAACAGAAACTTGGCGGAAATGGTAAAGCAGGGCAGTTTCCGGGAAGATTTGTATTACCGCTTGAATATTATTCCTATAGAAGTCCCGCCGTTAAGACAGCGCCGGGAAGATATTATTCCGCTTGTAAATCATTTTCTAGCATTAATTAATAAAAAATATGGCATCCACCGGACGATTAAAAAAGACGCATTGAAAATCTTTAAGGCATATGACTGGCCCGGTAATGTCCGGCAGCTCAAAAATATCGTAGAACGGATTTGCCTGCTTGCTGTTCAGCCGGAAATAACTGTGAACATGGTAAAACAGGAATTGGACAGCAATCCGGATATTGTGCATATTTTAAAAAATCAGCACGATGAGAACTTTGAAACTAAACAAACTGTGCATCCCAAGTTTGCGGGGACGCTGAAAGAACAAGTGGCTCTATTTGAAAAACAGCTGATTAAACAAGCATTATCTGAACATCCAAGCATTCGTGAAACAGCTAAGTCTCTCGGGTGTGATCAGTCAACATTAGTCCGGAAAATACAAAAATATCAGTTGACACGCAATATTTCGTATGAAGATAGATGA